In the Telopea speciosissima isolate NSW1024214 ecotype Mountain lineage chromosome 2, Tspe_v1, whole genome shotgun sequence genome, one interval contains:
- the LOC122651191 gene encoding uncharacterized protein LOC122651191, with product MTENKSTVMEEKISAALDLKIFNDLFFDILKRLEADTLYNLRVVSKQWYNLIFDSQFAYYNLSYAVPGVMLQTPDQVSYKLGFIEMKGGEIMVRDLNMGFPRPVRASCNGLVLVEDFPELGDLFVGNLVTKKAMKVPVRLGSLGQDRVIGFTYIPQTREYKIVRQVINISTGVVYKILTLGYNEWREIKGPWPWLAPRSSADKPISINSFIHSLDHEHSLFSIDTADETPHTTALPGKRGFIFCDNFYLWC from the exons ATGACTGAGAATAAGAGTACGGTGATGGAGGAAAAGATATCTGCTGCTcttgatttgaaaatttttaatgaCCTCTTTTTCGACATCCTCAAGAGATTAGAAGCTGATACTTTGTACAATTTAAGGGTGGTATCCAAGCAATGGTATAACCTGATATTTGATTCTCAGTTTGCTTATTACAACCTCTCTTATGCGGTACCTGGTGTCATGCTTCAAACCCCAGACCAAGTTTCTTATAAATTGGGTTTTATAGAGATGAAAGGAGGAGAGATTATGGTTAGGGATTTAAATATGGGTTTTCCGAGGCCAGTACGTGCCTCCTGCAATGGCCTTGTCTTGGTGGAAGACTTCCCAGAACTTGGCGATTTATTTGTAGGGAACCTTGTCACTAAAAAAGCGATGAAAGTTCCTGTACGTTTAGGTAGTTTAGGACAAGACAGGGTTATTGGGTTCACATATATACCTCAaacaagagaatacaaaatcgtCCGCCAGGTGATTAATATAAGTACTGGCGTTGTTTATAAGATACTCACTCTTGGTTATAATGAATGGAGGGAGATCAAGGGGCCTTGGCCTTGGTTGGCTCCGAGGTCGAGTGCGGACAAACCCATCTCTATTAACAGTTTCATACATTCCTTAGATCATGAACACTCCTTGTTTTCCATAGACACTGCTGATGAAACCCCTCATACGACTGCACTCCCGGGTAAAAG GGGTTTTATCTTTTGTGACAATTTCTATTTATGGTGCTGA